One Corynebacterium appendicis CIP 107643 DNA window includes the following coding sequences:
- a CDS encoding lipase family protein, which produces MFCIANHSVTRSVFAIAVAALTLVTASLAPRSTAGAQTADELRNGIHHAATTPGGDPVHRNDPFYDDPVPAAELDRPGEIVRAQPAPHLLNILGPDFYGHAKRIIYTSTTVNGDIVPVSGAIIEPANPWRGKGPRPTVVFGPGTRGAGDACAPSRGAWMMGKVDLKTGAVGTNYELPSYHAAALLGMRVVVTDYIGLGTRGAHTYVLHEEEANAMLDAARSTAPPGHPVGFWGYSQGGGAAAAAAERASTYAPDVNVKATFAGAPPADLLATMRGVDNSTITAVLGYALSGWKERYPELGPSLEPILNNSGREFLASVATECIADSAVRWGMSDSRAFTTNGRSISEVVAKHPELHALIDAQKLGRTSPSSPIMITTAGNDDVVPSDQVVQLARDHCALGADVSFYDGALPPLTPGIKSGVNHAIGVYAHLAPSMMWMMDRFNGVPNQSNCGTF; this is translated from the coding sequence ATGTTTTGCATTGCTAACCACAGCGTTACCCGTTCCGTCTTCGCAATCGCAGTGGCCGCACTGACGCTTGTCACCGCATCCCTCGCGCCGCGCTCAACCGCCGGCGCTCAAACTGCAGACGAGCTCCGCAACGGCATCCACCACGCCGCGACGACGCCTGGCGGCGACCCGGTGCACCGCAACGACCCGTTCTACGACGACCCGGTCCCCGCCGCCGAGCTAGACCGTCCGGGCGAGATTGTGCGCGCACAGCCCGCGCCGCATCTGCTGAATATTCTCGGCCCGGATTTCTACGGCCACGCGAAGCGGATCATCTACACCTCCACGACGGTCAACGGCGACATCGTGCCGGTCAGCGGGGCGATCATCGAGCCGGCGAATCCGTGGCGCGGGAAGGGGCCCCGCCCAACGGTCGTGTTTGGGCCGGGAACGCGAGGGGCGGGGGATGCATGTGCGCCGTCGAGGGGCGCGTGGATGATGGGCAAGGTCGACCTGAAAACTGGCGCGGTGGGCACCAACTACGAGCTGCCGAGCTACCATGCAGCTGCTTTGCTTGGCATGCGGGTTGTCGTCACTGATTACATCGGTTTGGGCACGCGTGGCGCACACACCTATGTGTTGCATGAAGAGGAGGCCAACGCCATGCTCGATGCCGCCCGCTCCACTGCCCCACCCGGGCACCCAGTGGGTTTTTGGGGATATTCGCAGGGCGGCGGTGCGGCTGCTGCGGCAGCGGAGCGCGCCTCCACGTACGCTCCCGATGTGAATGTGAAGGCGACGTTCGCGGGAGCCCCGCCGGCTGATCTCTTAGCGACGATGCGCGGAGTGGACAATTCCACCATCACCGCAGTTCTCGGTTACGCATTGAGTGGTTGGAAGGAACGCTACCCAGAACTAGGCCCTTCGCTCGAGCCTATCTTGAATAATTCCGGCCGCGAGTTCCTGGCTTCGGTCGCCACCGAATGCATTGCGGATAGTGCGGTTCGTTGGGGTATGAGCGATTCCCGGGCTTTCACCACTAACGGGAGGAGCATCAGCGAGGTCGTCGCAAAGCACCCTGAGTTGCACGCGCTTATCGACGCCCAAAAGCTCGGACGCACCTCCCCCTCCTCCCCCATCATGATCACGACCGCCGGTAACGACGATGTGGTCCCCTCGGACCAAGTCGTCCAGCTCGCCCGCGACCACTGCGCACTCGGCGCTGATGTCTCCTTCTACGACGGAGCCCTGCCTCCGCTTACTCCAGGGATCAAAAGCGGCGTCAACCATGCCATCGGCGTGTACGCTCACCTCGCTCCTTCAATGATGTGGATGATGGACCGTTTCAACGGCGTCCCCAACCAATCCAACTGCGGCACTTTCTAG
- a CDS encoding ATP-dependent Clp protease ATP-binding subunit yields the protein MFERFTDRARRVIVLAQQEARDLNHNYIGTEHILLGLIQEGEGVAAKALESMGINLEDVRREVIDIIGRGSQPHTGHVPFTPRAKKVLELALREGLQMGHKYIGTEFLLLGLIREGEGVAAQVLIKLGADLPRVRQQVIQLLSGYEGGEGQNPEVAEGQGGSGPSLAGAGSSQGGMGGPRGGGGERSNSLVLDQFGRNLTAAAKEGKLDPVVGRDKEVERIMQVLSRRTKNNPVLIGEPGVGKTAVVEGLALDIANGKVPETLKDKQVYSLDLGSLVAGSRYRGDFEERLKKVLKEINQRGDIILFIDEIHTLVGAGAAEGAIDAASLLKPKLARGELQTIGATTLDEYRKHIEKDAALERRFQPVQVDEPSIEDTIQILKGLRDRYEAHHRVSYTDDALTAAANLSDRYINDRFLPDKAVDLLDEAGARMRIKRMTAPKGLRDVDDRIADVRKEKEAAIDAQDFEKAAGLRDTERKLGEERAEKEKQWRSGELEDIAEVGEEQIADVLAHWTGIPVFKLTESESSRLLNMEEELHKRIIGQDDAVKAVSRAIRRTRAGLKDPRRPSGSFIFAGPSGVGKTELSKALAEFLFGEEDALIQVDMGEFHDRFTASRLFGAPPGYVGYEEGGQLTEKVRRKPFSVVLFDEIEKAHKEIYNTLLQVLEEGRLTDGQGRNVDFKNTVLIFTSNLGTSDISKAVGLGFTGDSATDADAQYERMKNKVNDELKKHFRPEFLNRIDEIVVFHQLTQEQIVEMVELLATRLEKNLEAQDMGIQLSDASKNLLAARGFDPVLGARPLRRTLQREIEDVLSEKILFGEIGAGEIIEVDVKNWDGKTDSPRDYENAEFTFTPKPKPLPEDTFGDLDEDDVRDIAPEDGQADVQIRATTPPDPDADGDPDADADADASAPSTNGGTATGTDTLEPPRDNGDGEEGSDGDKA from the coding sequence ATGTTCGAGCGGTTTACCGACCGTGCACGTCGCGTGATCGTGCTGGCCCAGCAGGAAGCGCGCGACCTGAACCACAATTACATCGGCACCGAGCACATCCTGCTCGGTCTGATCCAGGAGGGCGAAGGCGTCGCCGCCAAGGCCCTCGAGTCGATGGGGATCAACCTCGAGGACGTGCGCCGCGAGGTCATCGACATCATCGGCCGCGGCTCGCAGCCGCACACCGGCCACGTGCCGTTCACGCCGCGCGCCAAGAAGGTGCTGGAGCTCGCTCTGCGCGAGGGCCTGCAGATGGGGCACAAGTACATCGGCACGGAGTTCCTGCTGCTCGGCCTGATCCGCGAGGGTGAGGGTGTTGCTGCGCAGGTGCTGATCAAGCTCGGCGCTGACTTGCCGCGTGTGCGTCAGCAGGTCATCCAGCTGCTCTCGGGTTACGAGGGCGGCGAAGGCCAGAACCCCGAGGTCGCCGAAGGCCAGGGCGGCAGCGGCCCGAGCCTTGCCGGTGCTGGCTCCAGCCAGGGCGGCATGGGCGGCCCGCGCGGTGGCGGCGGCGAGCGCTCCAACTCGTTGGTGCTCGACCAGTTCGGCCGCAACCTGACGGCCGCCGCGAAGGAAGGCAAGCTCGACCCGGTCGTGGGACGCGACAAGGAGGTCGAGCGCATCATGCAGGTGCTGTCGCGCCGTACGAAGAACAACCCGGTGTTGATTGGTGAGCCGGGCGTCGGCAAGACTGCCGTCGTCGAGGGCCTCGCGCTGGACATCGCCAACGGCAAGGTCCCGGAGACCCTGAAGGACAAGCAGGTCTACTCCCTCGACCTGGGCTCCCTGGTGGCCGGTTCCCGTTACCGCGGTGACTTCGAGGAGCGCCTGAAGAAGGTGCTCAAAGAGATCAACCAGCGCGGTGACATCATCCTGTTCATCGACGAGATCCACACGCTCGTCGGTGCCGGTGCAGCCGAGGGTGCGATCGACGCCGCCTCGCTGTTGAAGCCGAAGCTGGCTCGCGGCGAGCTCCAGACCATCGGCGCGACGACTCTCGATGAGTACCGCAAGCACATCGAGAAGGACGCCGCCCTCGAGCGCCGTTTCCAGCCGGTGCAGGTCGATGAGCCGAGCATCGAGGACACCATCCAGATCCTCAAGGGTCTGCGCGACCGCTACGAGGCGCACCACCGCGTGTCCTACACCGACGACGCGCTGACCGCTGCCGCAAACCTGTCGGACCGCTACATCAACGACCGCTTCCTGCCGGACAAGGCCGTCGACCTCCTCGACGAGGCTGGCGCGCGCATGCGCATCAAGCGCATGACCGCCCCGAAGGGCCTGCGGGACGTGGACGACCGCATCGCCGACGTCCGCAAGGAAAAGGAAGCGGCGATCGACGCACAGGACTTTGAGAAGGCCGCCGGCCTGCGCGACACCGAGCGCAAGCTGGGCGAGGAGCGCGCCGAAAAGGAGAAGCAGTGGCGCTCCGGCGAGCTCGAGGACATCGCCGAGGTCGGCGAGGAGCAGATCGCTGACGTGCTCGCTCACTGGACCGGCATCCCGGTGTTCAAGCTCACCGAGTCCGAGTCGAGCCGCCTGCTCAACATGGAAGAGGAGCTGCACAAGCGCATCATCGGCCAGGACGACGCCGTCAAGGCTGTCTCCCGCGCTATCCGCCGCACCCGCGCAGGCCTGAAAGATCCGCGCCGCCCGTCCGGCTCGTTCATCTTCGCCGGCCCGTCCGGCGTTGGTAAGACCGAGCTGTCCAAGGCGCTCGCCGAGTTCCTCTTCGGCGAGGAAGACGCGCTGATCCAGGTCGACATGGGCGAGTTCCACGACCGCTTCACCGCCTCCCGCCTGTTCGGCGCGCCTCCGGGATACGTCGGCTACGAGGAGGGCGGCCAGCTCACCGAGAAGGTGCGCCGCAAGCCGTTCTCGGTCGTGCTTTTCGACGAGATCGAGAAGGCCCACAAGGAGATCTACAACACCCTGTTGCAGGTGCTCGAAGAGGGTCGGCTTACCGACGGCCAGGGCCGCAACGTCGACTTCAAGAACACCGTCCTCATCTTCACCTCGAACCTGGGCACCTCCGACATCTCGAAGGCTGTCGGCTTGGGCTTCACCGGCGACAGCGCCACGGATGCCGATGCCCAGTACGAGCGCATGAAGAACAAGGTCAACGACGAGCTGAAGAAGCACTTCCGCCCGGAGTTTTTGAACCGTATCGACGAGATCGTCGTCTTCCACCAGCTCACCCAGGAGCAGATCGTGGAGATGGTCGAGCTCTTGGCCACCCGCCTGGAGAAGAACCTCGAGGCTCAGGACATGGGCATCCAGCTTTCCGACGCCTCCAAGAACCTGCTCGCCGCCCGCGGCTTCGACCCGGTTCTCGGCGCCCGCCCCCTCCGCCGCACCCTGCAGCGCGAGATCGAGGACGTCCTGTCCGAGAAGATCCTCTTCGGCGAAATCGGCGCCGGCGAGATCATCGAAGTCGACGTGAAGAATTGGGACGGCAAGACCGACAGCCCGCGCGACTACGAGAACGCCGAGTTCACCTTCACCCCGAAGCCGAAGCCGCTGCCGGAGGACACCTTCGGCGACCTCGACGAGGACGATGTCCGCGACATCGCCCCGGAGGACGGCCAGGCTGACGTGCAGATCCGTGCGACCACCCCGCCGGACCCCGACGCCGACGGCGATCCCGATGCTGACGCAGATGCCGACGCCAGCGCTCCCTCCACCAACGGCGGCACCGCGACCGGCACCGACACCCTCGAACCGCCGCGAGACAACGGCGACGGCGAGGAAGGCTCCGACGGCGACAAGGCCTAG